One Streptomyces lincolnensis genomic region harbors:
- a CDS encoding diguanylate cyclase: MIGGRDRAAEIAATGTTVDVGDATTRYLLYGLLPSWFVPGLADWAMHRRTRIEDTAGTKESLIHSLMMAEVGIPIAFTLRYEVNPLLLIVQLGGAAVHEATALWDVKTAVDSDREVRPVEQHIHSFLESLPFGALASLMCLHADQVGSLLRGGRGDPDAWRLVPRRRPLSRGYLAGIGLAIGTCVLLPYGEELLRCARTARRNRKHTRDEAKWQAKKAEKGR, encoded by the coding sequence GTGATCGGCGGGCGCGACCGGGCCGCCGAGATCGCCGCCACCGGCACCACCGTGGACGTCGGTGACGCGACCACCCGCTATCTGCTGTACGGGCTGCTGCCCAGCTGGTTCGTGCCCGGTCTCGCCGACTGGGCGATGCACCGGCGCACCCGTATCGAGGACACCGCGGGGACGAAGGAGTCCCTCATCCACTCATTGATGATGGCCGAGGTCGGCATCCCCATCGCGTTCACCCTGCGCTACGAGGTCAACCCGCTGCTGCTGATCGTGCAGCTGGGCGGGGCGGCCGTGCACGAGGCGACCGCGCTGTGGGACGTGAAGACGGCCGTCGACAGCGACCGCGAGGTCCGGCCGGTCGAGCAGCACATCCACAGCTTCCTGGAGTCACTGCCGTTCGGCGCGCTGGCCTCGCTGATGTGTCTGCACGCCGACCAGGTCGGGTCCCTGCTGCGGGGCGGCCGCGGCGATCCGGACGCCTGGCGGCTGGTGCCCCGCCGACGGCCACTGTCCCGCGGCTATCTCGCGGGCATCGGCCTCGCGATCGGCACCTGTGTGCTGCTGCCGTACGGCGAGGAACTGCTGCGCTGCGCGCGTACGGCCCGCCGGAAC
- a CDS encoding CBS domain-containing protein: MTPGVVAVRPDASLVEAAQLMRAQDIGDVVVADGQDVVGVLTDRDIAVRAVAEGLDPLTVSAGAVCTPDPVMVVPDDPVSAAIALMRARAVRRLPVVENGLPVGMVSLGDLAEARDPDSALADISRAAPDGARDSGGRDTL; the protein is encoded by the coding sequence ATGACACCCGGTGTGGTCGCCGTCCGCCCGGACGCCTCGCTCGTCGAGGCGGCGCAGCTGATGCGCGCGCAGGACATCGGCGATGTCGTGGTGGCCGACGGGCAGGACGTCGTCGGGGTGCTCACCGACCGGGACATCGCGGTACGGGCCGTCGCCGAGGGCCTCGACCCGCTGACGGTGAGCGCCGGAGCGGTCTGCACACCGGATCCGGTGATGGTCGTCCCGGACGACCCGGTGTCCGCGGCGATCGCCCTGATGCGCGCGCGTGCCGTACGCCGGCTGCCGGTCGTCGAGAACGGGCTGCCGGTCGGCATGGTGAGCCTCGGGGACCTCGCCGAGGCGCGGGATCCCGACTCGGCGCTCGCCGACATCAGCCGGGCCGCCCCCGACGGCGCCCGGGACTCCGGCGGACGGGACACGCTGTGA
- a CDS encoding DUF2795 domain-containing protein: MQRGSDRLSRHRDDEMKHELQGLLRSGHPTRSEEWHDPEPTADDDPEVWGGPVAPGRAGSSLETVRLELGRILGRGPFPATAPELVRVLRQKNAPDALVDALETLPRKERYTNVQELARALTRREGSP, translated from the coding sequence ATGCAGCGAGGCAGTGACCGGCTGAGCCGTCACCGTGACGACGAGATGAAGCACGAACTCCAGGGTCTGCTGCGCTCCGGGCACCCCACCCGCAGCGAGGAGTGGCACGATCCGGAACCGACCGCCGACGATGACCCGGAGGTCTGGGGCGGACCCGTCGCACCGGGCCGGGCGGGATCCTCGCTGGAGACCGTCCGGCTGGAGCTGGGCCGGATCCTGGGCCGCGGCCCGTTCCCGGCAACCGCCCCGGAGCTGGTGCGGGTCCTGCGCCAGAAGAACGCGCCCGACGCCCTCGTCGACGCGCTGGAGACGCTCCCCCGCAAGGAGCGCTACACCAATGTCCAGGAGCTCGCGCGGGCGCTGACCCGGAGGGAGGGCTCACCGTGA